The Klebsiella aerogenes KCTC 2190 region ATAACGTTTCAGCACCGCCGATGCCAGGTAAAGCTGGCTCAGCACGTCGCCGAGACGCGCGGAGATACGTTCGCGACGCTTCAGGCTGCCGCCCAGTACCGCCATTGATACATCCGACAGCAGGGCCAGGTTGGCGCTCAGGCGGTTCATATGCTGATAGTAGCGGCGTGTAGTATCACGGGTCGGCGCGCTGCTGGTGCGGCCGCGAGTCAGGCCCAGCCAGAAGCTGCGTACTTTGTTGCTACCGACATGGCCGATATGTTTAAACAGCAGCTTATCGAAGGCGTTAACGTCATTGTTCTGCGCGGCGGCCATCTCATCCAGTACATACGGATGGCAGCGAATCGCCCCCTGACCAAAGATCATCATGCTGCGGGTGAGGATATTCGCCCCTTCAACGGTAATGGCGATCGGCGCGCCCTGATAAGCGCGGGCAAGGAAGTTGCCTTCGCCCAGCATGATGCCTTTACCGCCGGTAATATCCATAGCGTCTATGATTGAACGCTGGCCGCGGTGGGTACAATGATATTTAACGATCGCCGACAGCACCGCCGGTTTCTCGCCAAGCATAATCCCGTAGGTAATCAGCGAAGCGGCGGCGTCCATTACGTAGGCGTTGCCTGCGATACGCGCCAGCGGCTCTTCGATCCCTTCCATTTTACCAATCGAGATTTTGAACTGACGGCGAATGTGGGCGTAGGCGCCGGTCGCCATAGCGACGGATTTCAGGCCGCCGGTGGCGTTGGACGGCAGAGTAATACCGCGACCCACGGACAGGCACTCAACCAGCATACGCCACCCCTGGCCGGCCATGCTCGGGCCGCCGATGATGTAATCGATCGGTACGAAAATATCTTTACCACGAGTGGGGCCGTTCTGGAACGGTACGTTCAGCGGGAAGTGACGACGGCCAATTTCCACGCCCGGCGTTGAGGTAGGGATCAGCGCGCAGGTGATACCGAGTTCTTCCTCGCCGCCCAGCAGACGGTCCGGGTCTGAGAGTTTGAAAGCCAGGCCCAGTACGGTGGCGATTGGCGCGAGGGTGATATAGCGCTTGTTCCAGGTCAGGCGCATCCCCAGCACCTGCTGACCCTGCCAGTCGCCCATACAGACTACGCCGGTATCCGGGATCGCGCCGGCGTCGGAGCCCGCTTCCGGGCTGGTCAACGCGAAGCATGGGATCTCCTGACCACGCGCCAGGCGCGGCAGGTAGTGATTTTTCTGCTCTTCGGTACCGTAATGTTGCAGCAGTTCGCCCGGCCCTAAGGAGTTAGGCACGCCGACGGTGATCGCCAGGATCCCGGAAACGCCGGACAGCTTTTGCAGTACGCGAGACTGGGCATAGGCGGAAAACTCCAGGCCGCCGTACTCTTTCTTAATGATCATCGCAAAGAAGCGATGCTCTTTCAGGTACGCCCACAGCTCCGGCGGCAGATCCGCCATTTCATGGGTAATTTCGAAGTCGTTCGCCATGCGGCAGGCTTCTTCTACCGGGCCGTCGATGAAAGCCTGCTCTTCGGCGGTGAGGCGCGGCTGCGGATAGTTATGCAGCTTGTGCCAGTCCGGGTTGCCGCGGAACAGATCGCCTTCCCACCAGGTGGTGCCGGCATCGATGGCTTCTTTTTCCGTACGCGACATCGGCGGCATTACTTTGCGGAAGGCGCGGAATGCCGGGGCGGAGAAAAGGGATTTACGCATCGGCGCAAAGTTGAACGGCAGCAGGATAATCGCCAGCGGCAACAGCAGCCAGATATTCCACAGCCCCGCCACGCTGAGCGCCGCGGTCCAGGCGAGCAAAATCACGCTGCTGAGAAGCAGGCTGACTCGGTGATAGAAGAGCACGCCGAGTAACACTACGGTTGCAACAATACTCAAAATCATCATAGAGAAATGCTCCCTTATCTTGTAGGAGGTCTGACCACTTGTGATGTATTGGTTGTAGTGGATGTAATTTGTTTTAGCAATGTGTTTACAAAATAATTACAACCTTGCTCACATTGTTGGCTGGAAAAGCGGCACGTAAAATCAAAAGGACGAGGGATAACGTTGCCTGCTGCTTCTCGCTTCGGCGGCTATCCGGTACACTGCCAGGGTTATTCCAACCAATACTGAAGGATTATCCTCATGTACCAGGATCTTATTCGTAACGAACTGAACGAAGCCGCGGAAACGCTGGCCAACTTTCTGCAGGACGAGGCCAACATTCACGCTATCCAGCGCGCGGCGGTACTGCTGGCGGATAGCTTCAAAGCTGGCGGTAAAGTACTTTCCTGTGGCAACGGCGGTTCTCATTGCGATGCGATGCATTTTGCGGAAGAGCTGACCGGGCGTTATCGCGAGAACCGCCCTGGTTATCCGGCGATCGCTATTTCTGACGTCAGCCATCTGTCCTGCGTGAGTAATGATTTTGGCTATGAATATGTCTTCTCCCGCTATGTTGAATCTGTTGGCCGCGCAGGCGATGTTCTGCTGGGCATTTCCACCTCCGGCAACTCCGGCAACGTGATCAAAGCGATTGAAGCCGCGCGCGCGCAGGGAATGAAAGTGATCACCCTGACCGGTAAAGACGGCGGCAAAATGGCGGGTTCCGCCGATGTGGAAATTCGCGTACCGCATTTCGGTTACGCCGATCGCATTCAGGAGATTCACATTAAGGTGATTCATATTCTGATTATGTTGATCGAAAAAGAGATGGTTAAAGCTTAACTTGCCATGATGACGGCGCCGTGGCTTCCATGTTGAGGAGCCGCGGCGACAAGGCTTTAGCGGCAGGATATTTTGTGCAGTGGTATGAGGTGATCTATGTGCGAATTGCTCGGGATGAGCGCCAATGTGCCGACCGATATCTGTTTTAGCTTCTCCGGGCTGGTTCAGCGCGGGGGCGGCACCGGGCCGCATAAAGACGGCTGGGGTATTACCTTTTACGAAGGGAAAGGGTGTCGCACATTTAAAGATCCGCAGCCGAGCTTTCAGTCGCCAATAGCCAAACTGGTACAGGATTATCCCATTAAATCCTGTTCCGTCATTGCCCATATCCGTCAGGCCAACCGTGGCGAAGTGGCGCTGGAGAACACCCATCCGTTCACCCGCGAACTGTGGGGCCGCCACTGGACCTACGCCCATAACGGCCAGCTCAAGGGTTATAAATCGCTGAAGACGGGAAATTTCCGCCCGGTGGGCGAGACCGACAGCGAAACGGCTTTCTGCTGGCTGTTGCACCGTTTAACCGAGCGCTATCCGCGCACGCCTGGCAATATGGTCGGCGTGTTTAAATACATCGCGACGCTGGCGGGCGAAATGCGCGAGAAGGGCGTGTTTAATATGCTGTTATCGGACGGGCGCTATGTGATGGCGTACTGTTCAACCAACCTGTACTGGATCACCCGTCGGGCGC contains the following coding sequences:
- the fadE gene encoding acyl-CoA dehydrogenase FadE; this translates as MMILSIVATVVLLGVLFYHRVSLLLSSVILLAWTAALSVAGLWNIWLLLPLAIILLPFNFAPMRKSLFSAPAFRAFRKVMPPMSRTEKEAIDAGTTWWEGDLFRGNPDWHKLHNYPQPRLTAEEQAFIDGPVEEACRMANDFEITHEMADLPPELWAYLKEHRFFAMIIKKEYGGLEFSAYAQSRVLQKLSGVSGILAITVGVPNSLGPGELLQHYGTEEQKNHYLPRLARGQEIPCFALTSPEAGSDAGAIPDTGVVCMGDWQGQQVLGMRLTWNKRYITLAPIATVLGLAFKLSDPDRLLGGEEELGITCALIPTSTPGVEIGRRHFPLNVPFQNGPTRGKDIFVPIDYIIGGPSMAGQGWRMLVECLSVGRGITLPSNATGGLKSVAMATGAYAHIRRQFKISIGKMEGIEEPLARIAGNAYVMDAAASLITYGIMLGEKPAVLSAIVKYHCTHRGQRSIIDAMDITGGKGIMLGEGNFLARAYQGAPIAITVEGANILTRSMMIFGQGAIRCHPYVLDEMAAAQNNDVNAFDKLLFKHIGHVGSNKVRSFWLGLTRGRTSSAPTRDTTRRYYQHMNRLSANLALLSDVSMAVLGGSLKRRERISARLGDVLSQLYLASAVLKRYDDEGRNEADLPLVHWGVQDALYQAEQAIDDLLKNFPNRFVAGALRLAIFPTGRHYDAPSDKLDHKVAKILQVPSATRSRIGRGQYLTPSEHNPVGLLEEALLDVMAADPIHQRICKELGKNLPFTRLDELATNALAKGLINQEEASILTRAETSRLRSINVDDFAADELATKPVKLPEKIRKIEAA
- the lpcA gene encoding D-sedoheptulose 7-phosphate isomerase, which gives rise to MYQDLIRNELNEAAETLANFLQDEANIHAIQRAAVLLADSFKAGGKVLSCGNGGSHCDAMHFAEELTGRYRENRPGYPAIAISDVSHLSCVSNDFGYEYVFSRYVESVGRAGDVLLGISTSGNSGNVIKAIEAARAQGMKVITLTGKDGGKMAGSADVEIRVPHFGYADRIQEIHIKVIHILIMLIEKEMVKA
- a CDS encoding class II glutamine amidotransferase, producing MCELLGMSANVPTDICFSFSGLVQRGGGTGPHKDGWGITFYEGKGCRTFKDPQPSFQSPIAKLVQDYPIKSCSVIAHIRQANRGEVALENTHPFTRELWGRHWTYAHNGQLKGYKSLKTGNFRPVGETDSETAFCWLLHRLTERYPRTPGNMVGVFKYIATLAGEMREKGVFNMLLSDGRYVMAYCSTNLYWITRRAPFGVAKLLDQDVEIDFQRETTPNDVVSVIATQPLTGNEAWNKIMPGEWALFCLGERIV